One Chloroflexota bacterium genomic window, GCGTACGACGCCCCGCTGCTCACCCTCAACGTCAGGCACTTTCCGATGATGGCCGGGCTCGAGCCGGCCTTCGGCTGATGGTCCAGACTACTGGCATGGCGAACGAACATGGGGCCGCTGAGGATCGGCCCGCATCGGTGCTGGTATGCAAGGCCTGCGGCCGCAAGAACCGGATCCGACCCAGCGAGCGAGGGACGCCGCACTGCGGCGCCTGCGACGCACCGCTGCCGTGGCTGGTCAACGCCACCGATGCGACCTTCGACATCGAGGCGCGCGCATCGGTCCCGGTGCTGGTGGACCTGTGGGCGCCGTGGTGCGGACCGTGCCGCTTCGTCGGCCCGATCCTGGAGGAGCTGAGCCGCGAGTACGCCGGCAAACTGAAGGTTGTCAAGGTCAACGTTGACGACAACGCGCAGCTGGCCGCGCGCTTCGACGCGCGCAGCATCCCCACCCTGCTGGTCGTCAGCGGCGGGCGGGTCGTCGATCGCATCGTGGGCGCCCTGCCCAAGAGCGACCTGACCGTGCGCCTGACGCCGCACCTGCTGCGCCGCGGGTAGGCCCGGCCACCAGCCGATGGCCCCCAGGCCGGGATCACGCGCCACGGCGCAGGAACTGCTCTTCCCGCTGTTGGCGCGGGTCGAGCGGATCGACCGGTGGCGTCGTGGCATCCGTCCCATCCGCTCCGGTGGAATCCTGGGCATCGAGGGCGGTCGTCACCGCGGGCCAGAGGTCGTGCTTCTTGATGGAACGCGGGTTCGGGCCGGGGATCGCATCGGCGTCATTCATCTCGACAACCGCGTGCTCGCCTCCCTACCTCCGGAGCATTGGCTGAGCCTGGGCATGCGCCTCGCGGCCGACGACCTGCGGGTCCTTGCGGCTCAAGCGGCGAGGGCGGGCAGCGATGCCCCCGTTGCCTACCGCGGGACGACCCTGCTGGCATCGCTGGCGCGACGCGCCGGCTGGGACGTGCATCCAGGGCGGCCCACGCCGTGGTCGCGCCTCACCGACTGGTACCTGCGCACGCTGCTGGCACGCTGGTCCCGCGCCGGTGCAGCTCGCCTCGACCGCGGACGCCACCAGTTGCACGCGGTGGACGCCTGGCTGTCGGCCGGTGCGCTCCAGCGCCAGCCCGGGGGGACGCCTCAGTAGGGCCAGCGCCGGCCAATACCGACGTGGCCCAGCGCCCAGCGACCGAACACGCGCAACGTCCCGGACCGCCACCGTCCCTGGCGCAGGCGCCGTGGCGACGTCGCAATCCATGCCTCGTGAATGTGGCCGATCCGCACGCCGGTACTCGCCGCCCTGCGCAGGAACTCGACGTCCTCCGCGTGGTTGAGTTCCTCGTCGAAGCCTCCCAGCTCACTGAACAGCGCGCGTTCGCAGGCGAACATGTTGGCCCTGATCCTGAACAGGCGCTTGCCGAACTCCAGGAGTCCGAAGAAGCCACGGTCTATGAGGTCATCCGAGTCCGCGGTGATGCGGATGGACGCGCTGCGCTCACCGGCCGCCACGTGTCGGATGACGGCATCCAGCAGCCCAACCGACATTCGCGAGTCGGCGTCCATGAACACCAGGATGCGGCCGGCGGCCACGGCGGCGCCGGCGTTCTTGGCCGCCGCAACTCCGGGGCTCGGCAGGCGCACCAGGCGAATGGTTGCGGGCGCCAGCGCGGCGGCCACATCGGTCACGACCAGGTCGGTTCGGTCGGACGAACCGTTCTCGACCACGATCACCTCCAGGCGGGCGGGGACCCAGTGCTGATCGGCTACCGATCGCAGGGCATTGCCGATGAGCTCCTCCTCGTTGCGCGCGGGGATGATGACGCTGACGTCGGGCTCAGGCATCGAGCAGTCTCGCGTTGGTGGCGGGCACGTGGGTCCGTCGAAGTTCGCCAATGCGGCGCAGCACCCGTGCGCAATCCGGCGACGTCGAGGCTGAACTCGGGTGCAGGAATAGTCGCCGATGCCGCGGGTGGCCGCCGTGCGTCAACCCGGCCCATGTCTCGCCGATGGCGCTTCCAAGGCGGGTCAGGGCCTCGGTGACGCGGTCCGACCCGACGTAGCCGGCGGAGGGCACGAACAGGCGTCGATTGCGCTCCAGTTCCAAGAGGCCGGTGAACGTCGCCAGGTAGCCGAACCCGGCATCGCGCAATAGCGCCGGCAACTCTTGCGTGGACAGCCAGGCCGGCGCACAGAACCCGTCCACCGTCAGCCCGATGTCCGCCAGCGCGGCCCGTCCGGCGGCCAGGCGTCGCGCCATCTCGGAGCGATCGAGCGAGGCGAACTCGGCGGTTCTGGCGGCGAACCATCGTGCGCGCAGGACCGTCAATGGATCGCCCCGCGTCCTGTCGCGCGCCAGGTGAGCGTAGCCGTGCATCACGATCTCGCTGCCCGCGGCCGCCTCGGCTTGCAGCAGGTTCACCAGGCGATCGTCCGAGCGCACGTCCTCGTGACCACCGCGACAGGGAATCACGTCCAGGACCCTGGGCCGAACGTCAAGCACGTCCAACCGCTCGAGTAGCCACGTGACCTGCTCCAGCGTCGATGGCGCGACATCGTGGACCGAGACCACCAGCATGCCGTCCTCCGA contains:
- a CDS encoding glycosyltransferase, translating into MPEPDVSVIIPARNEEELIGNALRSVADQHWVPARLEVIVVENGSSDRTDLVVTDVAAALAPATIRLVRLPSPGVAAAKNAGAAVAAGRILVFMDADSRMSVGLLDAVIRHVAAGERSASIRITADSDDLIDRGFFGLLEFGKRLFRIRANMFACERALFSELGGFDEELNHAEDVEFLRRAASTGVRIGHIHEAWIATSPRRLRQGRWRSGTLRVFGRWALGHVGIGRRWPY
- a CDS encoding DUF2334 domain-containing protein — encoded protein: MLVVSVHDVAPSTLEQVTWLLERLDVLDVRPRVLDVIPCRGGHEDVRSDDRLVNLLQAEAAAGSEIVMHGYAHLARDRTRGDPLTVLRARWFAARTAEFASLDRSEMARRLAAGRAALADIGLTVDGFCAPAWLSTQELPALLRDAGFGYLATFTGLLELERNRRLFVPSAGYVGSDRVTEALTRLGSAIGETWAGLTHGGHPRHRRLFLHPSSASTSPDCARVLRRIGELRRTHVPATNARLLDA
- the trxA gene encoding thioredoxin: MANEHGAAEDRPASVLVCKACGRKNRIRPSERGTPHCGACDAPLPWLVNATDATFDIEARASVPVLVDLWAPWCGPCRFVGPILEELSREYAGKLKVVKVNVDDNAQLAARFDARSIPTLLVVSGGRVVDRIVGALPKSDLTVRLTPHLLRRG